The window CGGATTCAGCATCCAGGCCGAGAGGAGGAAGAGTCCGAGGAAGGCGGCCATCATCCCCCACACCCGCCCCGAGGCCAGGAGCCCCTGGAACTCGGCGCGGTCCTGGGTGCGGGGGTTCTTGGGGTCGATGTCGCGGTCGGCGAAGCGGTTGAGGGTCATGGCGAAGTTCCGGGCGCCGGCCGCCGCCATCACCATCCAGAAGAGAGTCCGGGCGGTGGGAAGCCCCCCCGCCGCGAGCACCCCGCCCATCAGGACGAAGGGCAGGCCGAAGACGGTGTGCTCGAACTTCACCATCCGGAGGAACATGCCTAGGCTTGCCGGCACTCCCCCTCCTGCGCGATCAGCCGCCAAGGCCGTACTCCCGCCAGCGCCGGGCCACCCGCTCCCGAATCTCCTCACTCATCACGATCTCGCCCGGCCACTCCCGCGCGAAGCCCTCCGAGGCCCACTTCTTGGTGCCATCCACCCCCACCTTGCTGCCCACGTGGGGGAGGAACGAGGCGTGCTCCAGCGCGTCCACGGGGCCGTCCACGAAGACGAGGTCGCGCCGCGGGTCGATGCTCCCGAGCACCTTCCAGGCCACCTCGCTCACGTTGTGGACGTCCACGTCCTCGTCCACGATGACGATCACCTTGGCCAGCGCCATCTGCCCCATCCCCCACAGGGCGTACATCACCTTCCGCGCGTGGTAGGGGTAGGACTTGCGGATGGAGACGATGACCATGTTGTGGAACACTCCCTCGGGGGGCATGTGCACGTCCACGATCTCGGGGAGCTGCATCTTCATCAGGGGCAGGAAGACGCGCCCCGTGGCCTTCCCCAGCCAGTAGTCCTCCATCGGGGGCTTGCCGACGATGGTGGTGGGATAGATGGGGCTCCGCCGCCGGGTGATGGCCGTGACGTGGAAGACGGGATAATCGTCCGCGAGGGAGTACCAGCCGGTGTGGTCCCCGAAGGGCCCCTCGCGCCGCAGCTCGCCCGGATCGAGGTAGCCCTCCACCACGATGTCGGAGTCCGCCGGGACCTCGACGTTCACCGTCCGGCACCTCACCATCTCGACGCTCCGCCGCCGGAGGAAGCCGGCCAGGTTCATCTCGTCGATCCCCGGGGGGAGCGGCGCGCTCGCCGCGTAGAGGAGCACCGGATCGCCCCCCAGGGCGATGGCCATCTCCATCCGTCGTCCCAGCTTGGTACTCTCCAGGAAGTTCTGCGCCCCGTCGTGGTGGAGGTGCATGTGCATCCCGGCCGTCTTCTCGTCGAAGAGCTGCACGCGGTAGAGGCCCACGTTGCGGCGGCCGGTGCGGGGGTTGCGCGAGTAGATGTGGCCGAAGGTGATGTAGCGGCCTCCGTCCCCGGGCCAGCACTTGATCGCGGGGATGGAGAAGAGATCGGGCCGCCCGGTTTCGATCACCTCCTGGCAGGGGGCGGAACTCACCGCCCTGGGCGAGAAGGAAGCCATGCGCGCCAGCTTGGGCAGCATCTTCACTTTCTCGATCAGCCCCTCGGGAGGCTTGATCTCGAGGAGCTCGGCGATCTCCTCGGCCACCGCGTCCATGCTGTCCACGCCCAGCGCCAGGTGCATCCGCTTGTCGGAGGCGTAGGCGTTGATGAGGACCGGGATGGAGTACTCCTTCCCGTCCGGCGCGACCGGGCGCTCGAACAGGAGCGCGGGGCCGCCATCCTTCACGCAGCGGTCGGCGATCTCGCTGATCTCGAGCTCGACCGCCACCGGCACCTTCACCCGGCGCAGCTCCCCTGCGCGCTCCAGGGCCTGCACGAAATCGGCGAGGGAGGAATACATCGGGGGAGGCCGGGCGCTATTCGATGACTTTGGGGACGCGGAAATGGCCCTTGTAGAAGCTCGGGGCCATCCCCTCCAGGTTCTCGACGGGCGGGTCGGCGACCTCGTCCTCGCGAAATACATTGGCGAGGTCCAGCGCGTGGGAGGTGGGGGGAACGTCCCGCGTGTCGAGCTCGTTCAGCTTGGAGATGTAGTCCAGGATGTTCCCGAGCTGGGCGGTGAACTTCTCCACCTCGGCCTCGGAGAGCCGGAGGCGCGCCAGCCGCGAGACGTGAAGGACATCCTGCCGGGAAATCGCCATTGGAGACGGTCCTCCTTCGTGCGCCCCTTATACCTTCGGGCTCTTCCCGGCGTCAACGCCGCCGTTCGCGGGCCGGAGGCTGGCGAAGCCCAGCACGAGCTTCTTCTCCCCCACCCGCTCGAACCTCACCGTGACGATGGTGCGCTCGCCCGTACCCTCCCGGGCCGTGATCTTCCCCCGGCCGAACCTGTCGTGCTCCACCTCGGCGCCCGGGTGGAAGGGCCCCAGGGCGGCCGGCGGCGGGGCGGATATCTCCCCTTCCGCCGCCGTTGCCAGGCGCGGGGCGGGAGCCTCCCGCCAGGGGGAGAAGCGGAAGCCGGCCCTCTCCCCTCCCCGCGTCCTCTCGGGCCGCGCGGAATGATCTCCCTCGCGCGCCAGGAGGTCCTCCCCCAGCCCGGCCAGGAAGCGGCTGGGGCGTGAGGCCCACGACCCCCCCGCCTCCGGCCCCTCGGGGCGGCGCTCCCGCGCCCAGGCGAGCACAAGGTGCTCCTTCGCCCGCGTCATCCCCACGTAGAGCAGCCGCCGCTCCTCCTCCAGGCTCTCGGCGTCCTCGGCGGATCGGCCGTGGGGCAGCAGGCCCTCCTGCACCCCCGCGATGGCCACCGCCCGGAACTCCAGGCCCTTCGCCGCGTGGAGGGTCATGAGGGAGAGCTTGCCGCCCTCCGTCTCCAGCTCGTCCGCCTCCCCCATCAGCGCCAGCTCCTCCAGGAAGAGCGCCGCCGCCTCCCGGCTCTCCGGCGGTATCCCCTCCTCCTCCCGGACCCGCTCCTCGAAGGCTTCGGCCGCCGCCACGAACTCCGCCACCCCCTCGAGGGCCTGGGCGGCCGCCCGGCGGCGCTCGAAGGATGTGCTCTTCTCCGCCGATTCCTTCAGCCACGCCCGGTAGCCCGTCCGCTCCAGGATGAGCTTGAGGAGCGCGGCGGGCCCCAGGCGCAGCGCGGAGAGGGAGCCGAGGGCCTGGAGCAGCCCGGCCAGGGTTTCGGCGGCCTGGCCGCGCAGCCTGCCCTCCTCCAGCGCCCGGCGCGCCAGGGCCGGGGTGAGGGCGTTCTCCTCCCCGGAGATGGCCTTGAGGCGCTCCACCCCGAGCCCCCGGGAAGGTCGGTTCACGATGCGCGAGAAGGCGGGGGCATCCCCCGGGCGCAGGACGAC of the Candidatus Tectomicrobia bacterium genome contains:
- a CDS encoding menaquinone biosynthesis decarboxylase, which codes for MYSSLADFVQALERAGELRRVKVPVAVELEISEIADRCVKDGGPALLFERPVAPDGKEYSIPVLINAYASDKRMHLALGVDSMDAVAEEIAELLEIKPPEGLIEKVKMLPKLARMASFSPRAVSSAPCQEVIETGRPDLFSIPAIKCWPGDGGRYITFGHIYSRNPRTGRRNVGLYRVQLFDEKTAGMHMHLHHDGAQNFLESTKLGRRMEMAIALGGDPVLLYAASAPLPPGIDEMNLAGFLRRRSVEMVRCRTVNVEVPADSDIVVEGYLDPGELRREGPFGDHTGWYSLADDYPVFHVTAITRRRSPIYPTTIVGKPPMEDYWLGKATGRVFLPLMKMQLPEIVDVHMPPEGVFHNMVIVSIRKSYPYHARKVMYALWGMGQMALAKVIVIVDEDVDVHNVSEVAWKVLGSIDPRRDLVFVDGPVDALEHASFLPHVGSKVGVDGTKKWASEGFAREWPGEIVMSEEIRERVARRWREYGLGG
- the gatC gene encoding Asp-tRNA(Asn)/Glu-tRNA(Gln) amidotransferase subunit GatC yields the protein MAISRQDVLHVSRLARLRLSEAEVEKFTAQLGNILDYISKLNELDTRDVPPTSHALDLANVFREDEVADPPVENLEGMAPSFYKGHFRVPKVIE